In Cycloclasticus sp., a single genomic region encodes these proteins:
- a CDS encoding ion channel → MGFIFSYFAKRRRRVGLRIQYNLVHSIINSSLLLSVVFALHISLMMMFEGLSLGDATWLTLTTASTVGYGDMSANTTEGRFATVFLIYLGGIFILAKVVGDYFDYRLTVRDKKTKGHWSWSMHNHIVILNSPTHSGERYLQRLIKQFRASADYNDTVVYLLTRQFPQGLPEFITQLDDVVHYSGDPSNPEDLAAVCVAEASDIIVLAKDEHDESSDGRTFDILHRLKDLKVQATVLAECVDDTNRQRLADAGANIVIRPIRAYPEMIVRAFDAPGSERIIENMFNSDDDEYRRYDVDITGMSWCDIVTRLISQDVGIAVAYIDRDSSEMVYNPPAHSKPNIQALLTISKECNMHSNDDVKALVS, encoded by the coding sequence ATGGGTTTTATATTTAGCTATTTTGCAAAAAGACGGCGCCGAGTAGGGCTCCGCATTCAGTATAATTTAGTTCATTCGATTATTAATTCATCACTGTTGTTAAGCGTTGTTTTTGCCCTGCACATAAGCTTGATGATGATGTTTGAAGGCTTAAGCTTGGGTGATGCGACTTGGCTCACGCTTACCACCGCCTCGACGGTGGGTTATGGTGATATGTCGGCGAATACCACCGAGGGGCGCTTTGCCACGGTTTTTCTTATTTATCTGGGCGGTATTTTTATTTTAGCCAAAGTGGTCGGTGATTATTTTGATTATCGGTTAACTGTTCGTGATAAAAAAACTAAAGGTCATTGGAGTTGGAGTATGCATAACCATATTGTTATCCTTAATAGCCCCACACACTCTGGGGAGCGTTATTTACAACGGCTGATAAAACAATTTAGAGCGTCGGCCGATTATAATGACACGGTTGTTTATTTATTGACCCGCCAATTTCCGCAGGGTTTGCCTGAATTTATTACTCAACTCGATGATGTTGTGCATTACTCAGGCGATCCGAGTAATCCAGAAGATTTGGCCGCTGTATGTGTTGCCGAAGCCAGTGATATTATTGTGCTGGCCAAAGATGAGCATGATGAAAGCTCGGACGGGCGTACCTTTGATATCTTGCATCGCTTAAAAGATTTAAAAGTGCAGGCCACGGTGCTGGCAGAATGTGTCGATGATACTAATCGACAGCGCTTAGCCGATGCGGGGGCTAATATTGTCATCCGGCCGATTCGCGCTTACCCTGAAATGATCGTTCGCGCCTTTGATGCGCCAGGTTCGGAGCGCATCATTGAAAATATGTTTAACAGTGATGACGATGAATACCGCCGCTATGATGTTGATATCACAGGTATGAGCTGGTGTGATATTGTTACGCGTTTAATTAGCCAAGACGTTGGTATTGCCGTCGCTTATATTGATCGCGATAGCAGTGAGATGGTCTATAACCCACCGGCTCATAGCAAACCGAATATACAAGCACTCCTCACTATTAGTAAGGAGTGTAATATGCACAGTAATGACGACGTGAAAGCACTGGTTTCATAG
- a CDS encoding DUF2170 family protein — MSNENLQQLIKDLAGKQLADGTQLSIEMFDGENTVACIKVEDREEFPIYMTVDEGQILCITYLFGDDQVDPNKRAALAEDMLIMNVSIPLSAFSKIGDQYIMFGALSPKASIDELVHEIELLSDNVLEAIEAVADYLKEAA, encoded by the coding sequence ATGAGCAACGAGAATTTACAGCAATTAATTAAGGATTTAGCAGGTAAACAATTAGCAGACGGCACTCAGCTTTCAATTGAGATGTTTGATGGCGAAAATACCGTGGCCTGCATCAAGGTTGAAGACCGGGAAGAGTTCCCTATTTACATGACCGTCGATGAGGGGCAGATACTGTGTATTACTTACCTGTTTGGCGATGATCAAGTTGACCCCAATAAGCGTGCAGCACTGGCTGAAGACATGCTTATTATGAACGTTTCAATTCCGTTATCGGCGTTTTCTAAAATTGGTGATCAATACATTATGTTTGGTGCTCTCTCACCGAAAGCGAGTATTGATGAGTTAGTACATGAAATTGAGCTACTCAGTGACAATGTGCTGGAAGCGATTGAAGCGGTAGCGGATTATTTAAAGGAGGCAGCGTAG
- a CDS encoding M50 family metallopeptidase yields MRLTPRQRLLLFIIAAFIVDYLPFINLPFLWSETFFHEISHGLAALFTGGSIDSITLNFNGSGLCTTRGGSAFIISFSGYAGSALWGLLIYSVAATLSKPSAKVMVGTMVVMLAVTLLLWARDVSTIIILLVLLLMYALPLYKSLWFSVTFFIQLVGIFVLLDAIRSPLYLLDGRDLGDGANLASYTWLPEFFWVALWFTIAASGLIVLWKNGVPRQYSN; encoded by the coding sequence ATGCGCCTAACACCACGACAACGACTGCTGCTTTTTATTATCGCCGCTTTTATTGTTGATTATTTACCCTTCATCAATTTGCCATTTTTATGGAGTGAAACTTTTTTTCATGAAATCAGCCATGGCCTTGCCGCACTCTTCACAGGCGGCTCGATTGATAGTATTACGTTAAACTTTAATGGCTCTGGTCTTTGTACCACCCGTGGCGGGTCAGCTTTTATTATTAGTTTTTCAGGGTATGCCGGCAGTGCGCTGTGGGGGTTGCTGATTTATAGCGTTGCAGCAACACTATCTAAGCCGAGTGCAAAGGTGATGGTCGGCACCATGGTAGTCATGCTTGCGGTAACCTTATTATTATGGGCGCGTGACGTGTCGACTATTATTATATTGTTGGTATTATTATTGATGTACGCATTACCCTTGTATAAATCGCTTTGGTTTAGCGTCACGTTTTTTATTCAGCTGGTCGGTATTTTTGTATTACTGGACGCTATTCGCAGCCCACTGTATTTACTCGATGGACGTGATCTTGGCGATGGCGCAAACTTAGCAAGCTATACTTGGTTACCGGAATTTTTTTGGGTCGCCTTATGGTTTACTATTGCGGCTAGTGGTTTAATTGTATTGTGGAAAAATGGAGTACCTAGACAATATTCAAATTGA
- a CDS encoding polyamine aminopropyltransferase, with protein sequence MSQFSSKLTLRQHDFLLFAIMGILAGCGLIYEYLLSHYAGRILGAVEHVIFAMIGVMIVSMGLGAFAARVFKSYFNTFVWLEVSIALIGATSVLLLAATTALANILPQILMETFSLPADLLPRGGMITWAHSIASTMPYISGFVLGFLIGMEIPLIASIREQIYGEHIKNNTGSVYGADYIGAGIGAGLWVFFMLSMPPTMAAAITASVNLVVGLVFYAVYRRRISFGGWVVSAHLLVGLIIALVAVNGTDWDNAMEDLLYKDKVIFSYNTQYQHVTITERIMDPTKPKIISMFINGRSQFASNDEAIYHAMLVAPVMHSAARHEKVLIIGGGDGLALRDVLRWQPQSVDLIDIDAAIVDFFTRPYHEKGRVINQPLLALNEHAFSDKRVQTHFGDAFIKVDELIQQKRLYDVIIVDLPDPSHPDLNKLYSARFYAKLKTLLTGDGAMAVQSTSPYHAKNTFLSIGKTIHYAGFKHVEQYHHNVPSFGEWGWTIATKNGVSAKARLMLKETLAVDDGWSTKGVLLAAFEFNKHFFDRLDTIKVNRINNQAAYQYHKEGWEKQQGIYITENN encoded by the coding sequence ATGAGCCAGTTTTCATCAAAACTCACCTTGCGCCAGCACGATTTTCTACTGTTTGCGATTATGGGTATTTTGGCCGGTTGCGGGCTGATTTATGAATACCTGTTGTCGCATTATGCGGGGCGTATTTTAGGCGCGGTGGAACACGTTATTTTCGCGATGATTGGCGTTATGATAGTGTCCATGGGCTTGGGCGCATTTGCTGCGCGTGTTTTTAAATCGTACTTTAATACCTTTGTTTGGTTAGAAGTAAGCATTGCTTTAATTGGTGCGACCTCGGTTTTGCTGTTAGCGGCCACCACTGCGCTGGCGAATATTTTGCCGCAAATACTGATGGAAACGTTTTCGTTGCCAGCGGACTTATTACCGCGTGGCGGGATGATTACTTGGGCGCATAGCATTGCCTCTACCATGCCGTATATTAGCGGTTTTGTATTGGGCTTTTTAATTGGTATGGAAATCCCCTTAATCGCCAGTATTCGTGAGCAAATTTATGGCGAGCATATCAAGAATAATACCGGTTCTGTTTATGGCGCGGATTATATAGGCGCAGGCATCGGCGCGGGTCTTTGGGTGTTCTTCATGTTGAGCATGCCGCCGACCATGGCGGCGGCGATTACTGCCAGTGTTAACCTGGTGGTGGGGTTGGTGTTTTATGCTGTGTACCGGCGACGTATTTCTTTTGGCGGCTGGGTGGTTAGTGCTCATTTATTGGTGGGGCTTATTATTGCGCTGGTGGCGGTTAATGGCACCGACTGGGATAACGCGATGGAGGATTTGCTTTATAAGGATAAGGTGATCTTTAGTTATAACACCCAGTACCAGCACGTGACGATTACTGAGCGCATTATGGATCCGACCAAGCCTAAAATTATTTCGATGTTTATTAATGGTCGTTCTCAATTTGCCAGTAATGATGAGGCGATTTATCACGCGATGTTGGTGGCTCCGGTGATGCATTCGGCGGCGCGGCATGAAAAGGTGTTAATTATTGGCGGTGGTGATGGCCTAGCCTTGCGTGATGTGTTGCGTTGGCAGCCACAGTCGGTTGATCTTATTGATATTGACGCAGCGATTGTTGATTTTTTTACCCGCCCTTATCATGAGAAAGGGCGCGTTATTAACCAGCCTTTATTAGCATTAAACGAGCATGCCTTTAGTGATAAGCGAGTGCAGACTCATTTTGGTGATGCGTTTATTAAGGTGGATGAGCTGATTCAACAGAAACGTTTATATGACGTTATTATTGTTGATTTACCCGACCCGAGTCACCCTGATTTGAACAAATTATATTCTGCGCGTTTTTATGCCAAGCTGAAAACATTACTGACTGGAGATGGTGCGATGGCGGTGCAATCCACCTCACCGTATCACGCGAAAAACACCTTCTTATCGATTGGTAAAACGATTCACTACGCGGGCTTTAAGCACGTGGAGCAGTATCATCATAATGTGCCCAGTTTTGGCGAATGGGGCTGGACGATTGCCACTAAAAACGGCGTATCGGCAAAGGCTAGGTTAATGCTAAAAGAGACTTTGGCGGTGGATGATGGTTGGTCGACCAAGGGTGTTTTACTGGCCGCGTTTGAGTTTAATAAACACTTTTTTGACCGTCTTGATACTATAAAAGTTAATAGAATCAATAACCAAGCAGCTTATCAGTATCATAAAGAGGGTTGGGAAAAGCAGCAGGGAATATATATTACCGAAAATAATTGA
- a CDS encoding PspA/IM30 family protein, whose amino-acid sequence MSIFRKLLTAVRGGATDVGEAIVDSQAIRILEQELRDSKKALSDAKTGLTSIMAEKMGVERKVKELSAKITEHESYAMSAMDKGDESLALDVANKIAEFEHDLTIQQGIQEGYESKVVSLKKMIRQTERNIQAMDREVSVVKTTAKVQKANELASAKFSGSNSSLRSATDSLERIKARQQKKEDQATAAMDFAAEDDGDDLQARLKSAGIVNSASSGSSILDRLKKQQGNK is encoded by the coding sequence ATGAGTATATTTAGAAAATTATTAACAGCGGTACGAGGTGGTGCAACGGACGTAGGTGAGGCCATTGTCGATTCTCAGGCGATCCGTATTTTAGAGCAAGAATTACGTGATTCTAAAAAAGCGCTGAGTGATGCTAAAACGGGCCTAACGTCGATTATGGCGGAAAAGATGGGGGTCGAGCGTAAAGTGAAAGAGCTGAGCGCAAAAATCACCGAGCACGAAAGCTATGCAATGTCTGCGATGGATAAAGGCGATGAAAGTCTGGCCTTGGATGTGGCGAATAAGATTGCCGAATTTGAGCACGACTTAACTATTCAACAAGGGATTCAAGAGGGTTATGAATCTAAAGTGGTCAGCTTGAAAAAAATGATTCGTCAAACCGAACGTAATATTCAAGCAATGGACCGAGAAGTGTCGGTGGTGAAAACAACGGCGAAGGTACAAAAAGCCAATGAGTTAGCATCGGCAAAGTTTTCCGGCTCAAACTCATCATTACGCAGTGCGACGGATTCCTTAGAGCGGATTAAAGCGCGCCAGCAAAAGAAAGAAGACCAAGCCACGGCGGCGATGGATTTTGCCGCTGAAGATGACGGGGATGATTTACAGGCTCGCTTGAAAAGTGCCGGGATTGTTAATTCTGCCAGCTCTGGTTCTTCGATTTTAGATCGCTTAAAGAAGCAACAAGGCAATAAATAA
- a CDS encoding DUF350 domain-containing protein translates to MLTDFINVDVNLALYYLVDFLIAVALLTAIRFLAGLVSNVSATNEISDNDNKAFGVSLAGAMIAVSIMLMGVVSGDAGYNLADEAVSVVLFGTLGISLMWVTRMAFDRISFPGLSIHEQIMKGNMAASIIDACNMIATAIIIKGAMIWVDGDMQAALLAVAVSFFASQIIMALATLYRVKVYEKRHAGGQLHTAIENNNIALALRFSAYRIGLAIAVSAAFSVVEYDADAFIFVFSLWFAAALLLFVLLTLIAIVMRYGVLHKVNVGEEVGQQGNIAVGAIEGSIYIVVGLLLAGLIGA, encoded by the coding sequence ATGTTAACCGATTTTATCAATGTAGACGTGAATCTGGCGCTGTATTACCTAGTGGATTTTTTAATTGCAGTGGCGTTATTAACGGCAATACGTTTTCTTGCCGGCTTAGTCAGTAATGTCTCCGCCACAAATGAAATTTCAGATAACGATAATAAAGCGTTTGGGGTCTCCCTGGCCGGTGCAATGATTGCCGTCAGTATTATGCTGATGGGGGTTGTTTCCGGTGATGCCGGTTACAATTTAGCCGACGAAGCGGTGAGCGTGGTTTTATTTGGCACTCTTGGTATCAGCTTAATGTGGGTAACCCGGATGGCTTTTGACCGCATTTCATTCCCAGGTCTCTCTATTCATGAGCAAATCATGAAGGGCAATATGGCGGCGAGCATTATTGATGCCTGTAACATGATAGCCACGGCGATCATTATAAAGGGTGCAATGATCTGGGTAGATGGCGATATGCAGGCTGCACTGTTGGCGGTGGCGGTTAGTTTTTTTGCTTCACAAATCATCATGGCGCTGGCCACATTATACCGAGTCAAAGTATATGAAAAGCGTCACGCAGGTGGTCAGCTACACACCGCGATTGAAAACAATAATATTGCCTTAGCGTTGCGCTTTAGTGCTTATCGCATAGGGCTAGCGATAGCCGTTAGCGCCGCTTTCAGCGTAGTTGAGTATGATGCCGATGCTTTCATATTTGTCTTCAGCTTGTGGTTTGCTGCAGCATTGCTGTTATTCGTTTTACTCACCTTAATTGCAATTGTGATGCGCTACGGTGTATTGCATAAGGTCAATGTGGGTGAAGAGGTGGGCCAACAAGGCAATATAGCGGTGGGTGCTATTGAAGGCAGTATTTATATTGTGGTGGGCCTGTTACTGGCTGGACTGATTGGCGCATAA